Sequence from the Patagioenas fasciata isolate bPatFas1 chromosome 36, bPatFas1.hap1, whole genome shotgun sequence genome:
GTGTCGAGAAGATCAGCTATAGGGGACGCACGTATGGATCGGGGGGATGTGCCCTATGGACGCCGGCCAACACCCGCCAGGGGATGCTTTGGgccccccctataacccccatacGGCCCCCCACACTCCCTATAGATCCTGTCTGCCCCCTATAGACCCTACGTGACCCCTATAGATCCTACATGACTCCTATAGACCCCACACATTCCTTACATACCCTACCTACCGCCTATAGATTCTAGGTGTCCTCTATAGACTCTGTTTCCTATAGACCCCATACATCCCTTATATACCCTACCTACCCCCGTAGACTCTACCTGTGCCCTATAGACCCCACACATCCCTTATATACCCTACCTACCCCCACAGACTCTACCTGTGCCCTATAGACCCCATACATCCCTTATATAACCTACCTACCCCCATAGACTCTACCTGTTCCTTATAGACCCCACACATCCCTTATATACCTTACATACCTTCTATAGACTTTACGTGTTGTCTATAGGCTCTACTTGTTCCCTATGCAGCCTACATAGCTCCTATAGACTCTACCTGTTCCCTATAGACCCTATACACATTCTACAGACCCTAcacacccccatagaccccacaccCCCCTTATATACCCTACATACTCCCTATAGACTCCACCTGTCCTCTATAGACGCTATAAACCTCCTACAGACCCTAcacacccccatagaccccacacaTCCCCTATAGACCCTACACACCCCCTGTAAGCCCTACACACCCCCTATAGACCCTGTATGTCCCCTATAGACCCTACACACCCCCTGTAAGCCCTACACACCCCCTATAGACCCTGTATGTTCCCTATAGACCCTACACACCCCCTGTAAGCCCTACACACCCCCTATAGACCCTGTATGTCCCCTATAGACCCTACACACCCCCTGTAAGCCCTACACACCCCCTATAGACCCTATAgcccccctatagcccccatagGTACCCCGTCGCGGCAACGGGGCCGCAGGGTCTCCCCATGGTaaatcccccatatcccccacctaCAGCCCCCATACAGCCCCCCAcaccccctatagaccccccacaccccctatagacccctatagcCCCCATAGGTACCCCGTCGCGGCAGCGGGGCCGCAGGGTCTCCCCATGGTaaatcccccatatcccccacctaCAGCCCCCATACAGCCCCCCAcaccccctatagaccccccacgccccctatagacccctatagcCCCCATAGGTACCTCGTCGCAGCCGCGGCAACGGGGCCGCAGGGTCTCCCCGTGGTGCCGCCCGCAGTAAATCCCCCCCCGGCCGTGGAAATAGACCAGGTCCACCAGTAACTggcggcactgggagcactggaagcaCTGGGGGTGCCACCAGGCCCCCAGGCCCGCCCGCCGCGCCAGCAccgccgggacccccccgggcagCCGCCGCCCGCACtgccaaaacaaccaaaaacaccCTTTTTGCACCCATTTTtacccccaccccccttttttggTACATTCCGTGGTCCCTTTTTTGAGGCTTTCCAGCCCATTTTTGGGGGTTTCCAGCCCATTTCCCCCacttttggggtgccccccctcTTTAGAATCCTCCCCAGACCCCCCTTGTATCTTTTTGGGCgcttccccccatttttggggtgtccccccactTTTAGCAGCCCCCCGCCCTTTCTTTGGTACGGTCCCCAGATCCTTTTTTGAGGCTTTCCAGCCCATTTTTGGGGGTTTCCAGCCCATTTTTGGGGGTTTCCAGCCCATTTCCCCCacttttggggtgcccccccccttTAGAACCCTCCCCAGACCCCCCTTGTATCTTTTTGGGCgcttccccccatttttggggtgtccccccactTTTAGCACCCCCCACTCTTTCTTTGGTACAGTCCCCAGATCCTTTATTGAGGCTTTCCAGCCCATTTTTGGGGGTTTCCAGCCCATTTTTGGGGGTTTCCAGCCCATTTCCCCCacttttggggtgccccccctcTTTAGAACCCTCCCCAGACCCCCCTTATATGTTTCTGGGCacttccccccatttttggggtgtccccccactTTTAGCACCCCCCACCCTTTCTTTGGTATATTCCACAGTCCCTTTTTCAAAGGTTTCCAAcccattttgggggggatttccagcccatttcccccacttttggggtgccccccccactttggggtccccctcAACGCACCCAAGGTCTCCCCCATATTTTTGGGGGGATCCCCCCCATTTTTATGGTCTCCCCGCAATTTTTCCGGTCCCTCCCATTTTTTTGGAAGGGGGGGTCCCCCTATACTTTTTAAGccattccccccatttttggggtccctttAGTATCCCCCCAACATTTTGCGGGGGGTCCCCCCATTTTTAGGTGGGTCCCCCCATTTTTAGGGTGCTCCCCCCATTTTCAGGTGGGCCCCTCCTATATATTCAGACCCCTCAATACCATTAGGACCACCCCACTATTTCAGGGGGGGGGATGCATCTTTTAGTACCCCCttcattttttggggggggggggttgtgtgtgtgtcccccatttccaaacctgtTGACAAACGGCCCCGGTGAGCGTGTGGGGGAGGGGCCGCGCTTGACCCCGCCCTAAACTCTCCCGCTTGCGTTTTTGGGCGAAAAGCTGGAATTCGGCGACTTCCGCGGCGCTCAGGGAGGTGCAATATTCAGGCTGCAATAAATAGGGGGGATGGAttaacaagggggggaccccaatatttATCGCCCCCCAGAGGCAAAGATGGAGCTGAATCACCCCAGtgaggacccccctgaccccccctgccccccaaaacccccccggccccccaaacctggcaatCGTGGGGGGGCAGCTGGCGCAGGagctgccggtgccggtgccgctcgCCGGGGCTGTTCACGTATGGAATGGTTTCCTCGGGCAGGCAGGCGAAGAACTGCCGCACCTAGGGGCGGGGCTTAGCGGGGCGGGGCCGCAGGGGGCGGGGCTTGAAGGGGCGGGGCCCCCAGGGGGGTGTGGCTTGGGgtaggggtggggtttggggggagatTTGAAGAGTTGGATGGGGAAGGGGTTGGAGGAGTGGGTGGGGTTTCGGGGATGGTGGGTGGGGCTTGGAGGTGTGGGTGGGGCTTGGAGGTGTGGGTGGGGCTTGGAGGTGTGGGTGGGGTGTAGAGGGTGTGGCCTAATGGGGCGTGGCCAAAGGGGGTGGGGCTTGGAGTAAGGGTGGGGTCTGGGGGAGGGATTTGTTGGGGGCTACTGGGATCTATGGAGAAGAGATTGGAGGAGTGGGTGGGGCTTTGGAGGTGGTGGGCGGGGCTTATGTGTGTGGGTGGGGCTTCAGGGGGTGTGGCCTAACAGGGTGGGGACCCGGGGGGTGGGGTCTGGGGGAGGGATTTGTTGGGGTCTACAGGGATCTatgggggagatattggggggtgggtggggcttGGAGCTGTGGGTGGGGCTTCAGGGGGTGTGGCCTAACAGGGTGGGGCCCCTGGGGGCGGGGCTTGTGGGAGGGGTGGGGTCTGGGGGAGGGATTTAGTGGGGGGCATAGGGATCTATGGGGGAGTCACGCCTAAAATTTGGGGGGGTCATGGCTGtgaattggggggggtcagggctaTAAATGGGGACATCAGAGCTTTAAATTGGGGGGGTCATAGCTATAAATTGGGGGGGGTCACAACTCTAAATTTGGGGGGCTCAGAGCTAAAAATTGGGGGGGTCATGGCTGTAAATTGGGGGCTCACAACTCTAAATTTGGAGGGGTCAACACTATAAATTTGGGGGGGTCAACACTATAaatttggggggggtcagagCTATAAACTGGGGAGGGTCAGAGCTAAAATTTGGGGGGTCATGGCTGTGAATTGGGGGGGGTGTCAGGGCTATGAATGGGGACATCAGGGCTTTAAATTGGGGGGGTCATAGCTATAAATTGGGGGGGGTCAGAGCTAAAATTTGGGGGGCTCATGGCTGTGAATTGGGGGGTGTCAGGGTTATAAATGGGGACATCAGGGCTTTAAACTGGGGGGGGGTCATAGCTATAAATTGGGGGGGGTCAACACTATAAATTCGGGGGGGTCAACACTATAAGTTTGGGGGGGTCAACTCTATAAATTGGGGGGGGTCATAGCTATAAATTGGGGGGGGTCATGGCTGTGAATTGGGGGGGTCACCCCTATAAATTGGGGGGGTCATGGCTGTGAATTAGGGGGGTCACCCCTATAAATATGGGGGGGTCACCACTATAAAtcggtggttttgggggtgtcctgggggggggggggggtcgttACCTGCTCAGCCGTCAACCCGGGGGGGGCCCACGCGTATTCCTCAGGGGGACACCCCGAATCCTCATCCGATCCCTTGTGGaggggccggcgggcgggggggggcggcttGGGGTCCCCCAATAAGCTCCATACAAAGCGCTCCAGTTCTGGGGGGGCCCCCCCGGCCACGTGTTCATCCCGTGGGCACTTGCAGTGTTGGCAAATCTTCCTTTGGGGGGGGGGATAACACCATAAAGtgaggggggggggacaccccaatatttaagaccccccccccccattttgatCCATTCACCTCCATGGGTGGACGAGGAAGCCGGGACATTGGTCACCGCAGGTTTGACACGGTTGCCCCCGctgggggtcattttgggggggcTGTGAAGGGGGGGGGAACACACACACATCAAAATaaggggggggggcaccccaataTTATTATAATAGAGGagaatttggggaccccccccccagcccaAATTAGAGGGGGATAGGGGGGAATTGAAGCTCTTGGGGTATAAATAAGTGGGGGCACCCCAAAAATATTATaaggggaggggggaaggtttggggagacccatagacccccccagagccccccttgccccacagagccccccccagccccacagatcctccccaaaacccccctgccccacagatcccccccagagcaccccctgccccatagatccctcccagagccccccctgccccacagatccccccctgccccatagatcccccccagagccccccttGCCCCACAGatccaccccagagccccccctgccccacacacccccccagagccccctctgccccacagatcccccccagagcaccccctgccccacagatcccccccccagagccccccctgccACATAgatcccccccagagccccccctgccccacagatcccccccagagccccccctgccACACAGATCCCCCCTAaaacccccctgccccacagagcaccccctgccccatagatccaccccagagcccccctaCCCCACggatcccccccaaaaccccccctgccccacagatcCCCCCCACAGATCCCCCCCTCTCCCCACAGATTCCCCCCCCGCGGCCTCCCGCTCCCTCAGCCCCTCCCTCAGGacccacccccagacccccagggacccccaaaaccccccagacccccaaggaccccccccggaccccccgacCCCTCAGGGTCCCCCCCGGGCCCCTCACGCTTCCCGCCGATCGTCGCCGTCGCGACCCGCGGGCGAACATGGCCGCGTTCCCACAGCCAGGCCACGCCCCTTACGCCAAACCACGCCCCCCACGCCAAACCACGCCCTCTACTCCAACCCACCCCCTGCGTCAAACCACGCCCTCTCCGCTAAAACCACGCCCTCCCTGCCAAACCACGCCCCGCACTGCCGAACCACGCCCCGTctccctcccggccccgcccacaCCTCCCCGAAGCCCCGCCCCTCCCTTCAAGCGGGGGCTCCGCCCCTTTTTAAAGGGCCAGGGGCGTGTTTCTCGGCTTGGGGGGGGCTGTGGGATTGGGGCGGCTGGGAAATTGGGGGGGGCTGGGAAATGGGGTGGGGGGCTGGAGATTGGGGAGGGGACCCCAAGATCGAGGCTGCGGTGGGAGGAGCCTCTGGGAGTGAcgccccgccctgccccgcccccAAGGGCCTTATCAGGTTATTTTGGGGGGGCCCCGGTTTGGGGGGGGCACCAGTGCTGGTTGTTCGTCCTCAGTGCAGGGCAAcaggtctgtggggctggggggagtttggggggttttggggggctggggacccccaagTGGGTTGTGGgggggtgggatctatggggcccggacacctgggtcccctgaggagggggctggggacccccaagtgtgtgTGGATCTAtaggacccggacgcctgggtcccctgagggGGTTGGGGGACCCCCAAGTGAGTTGGGTGGGGTTGGGATCTATgggtcccggacacctgggtcccctgagGAGGAGGAttggggacccccaagtgtgtgTGGATCTAtaggacccggacgcctgggtcccctgagggGGTTGGGGGACCCCCAAGTGAGTTGGGGGGGTTGGGATCTATgggtcctggacgcctgggtcccctgaggaGGTGGAttggggacccccaagtgtgtgTGGATCTataggtcccggacgcctgggtcccctgagagGGTTGGGGGACCCCCAAGTGAGTTGGGGGGGTTGGGATCTATGGGTCCTGGACGCTGGGTCCCCTGAGGAGGTGGAttggggacccccaagtgtgtgTGGATCTataggtcccggacgcctgggtcccctgagagGGTTGGGAAACCCCCAAGTGAGTTGGGGGGGTTGGGATCtatgggtcccggacgcctgggtcccctgaggaGGTGGAttggggacccccaagtgtgtgTGGATCTATaggtcccggacacctgggtcctctaagggggtgttttggggcccTGAGGACCCCAAGTGAGTTGTGGGGGTTGGGATCTataggtcccggacgcctgggtcccctgaggaGGTGGAttggggacccccaagtgtgtgTGGATCTATaggacccggatgcctgggtccactgaggggtttgggggacccccaaGTGAGTTGGGGGGGTTGGGATCTATaggtcccggacacctgggtcctctttggggtgttttggggcccTGAGGACCCCCAAGTGAGTTGGGGGGGTTGGGATCTATAGgtcccggccgcctgggtcccctctctcccccaccATGGGTGTAACAGGCTCCGCCCCACACCGCCTGTTGGGCACTGATAAGGGTGGGGCGGCCacacccaaccccccccaaaatttcaagaggacccaggcgtccgggcgcccacACCCAACCCTTCTCAAagtgggacccaggcgtccgggtggggctGATTctggggggggagtgggggaggtggggaactcctgggtcccccccgaacgcctgggtcccccccgaactcctgggtcccccccgaacgcctgggtcctctccccacagcaccatggcCGCTCTTCTGCGCTGCCCCGTCCTGGCCCGGCACCCCTGCTTGGCTCGGTTTTTGGCCACCGCGCCCCCCCGGCCCCATCCAGGTACCCCCAAAATATCCTAAATGGGGATGGGAGGGGGGGGTGGgaagcacccggacgcctgggtcccctaaacccacccccctttcccccaataGGTGACACCTccatgggtccccattgtcccttcATGGAGctggatgggggggaccccaacttcATCCAACGCGCCGCCCCCGAAATGCAAGAGGATGTGGCCCCCCCCCCCGATGGAGGTAAATTGGGGGATCCCCCCCTCCCCATACCCCACTTCCTCCCCAggtctggggggacccaggcgtccgggtggtgACCTTTGACccgccccccatagcccccctggATTGgttgctggagctgcaggagctgccccaggacccccccgaaCGGCACCTGGAGGAGAATCTGCCCGGTAACAGGGGGGGGGATGTATATGGGGGGGTTATAGGGGTaatatggggggttatgggggggtatggggggttataggggtaatatgggggttatagggggcatatgggggggttatggggtaatatgggggggttatggggtagtTTGGGGGTTATAGGGGCGTatgggggggttataggggggtatggaggggttatggggggtgtatgggggggttatggggtaatatgggggttatagggggcgtatggggggttatagggggtgtaTGGGGCGTTATGGGGtaatatgggggttatagggggcgtatggggggttatagggggcgTATGGGGCGTTATGGGGtaatatgggggttatagggggcgtatgggggggttatagggggcGTATGGGGCGTtatggggggttatagggggcgtatgggggggttatagggggtgtaTGGGGCGTTATGGGtaatatgggggttatagggggcatatgggggggttatggggtaataTAGGGGGGTTATAAGGGGTGTATGGGGGGATTATGGGGTAATATCGGGGTTATAGGGGGTGTATGGGGTGGTATGGGGGTAATATTGGGGGTTATAGGGGCcatatggggggttatggggtaatatgggggttatagggagtgtatggggggttatagggggcgTATGCAGGGTATAGGGGGcatatgggggggttatggggtaataTGGGGGGGTTATAAGGGgtgtatggggggttatggggtaatatgggggttatagggggcatATGGAGGGGTTATGGGTaggtatgggggggttatggggtagtatgggggttatagggggcatGTGGGGGGGTTATAGGGtaatatgggggttatagggggtgtatggggggttataggggggtatggggggttatggggtaatatgggggttatagggggggtatgggggtttatggggtaatatgggggttatagggggtgtatggggggttatagggggggtatggggggttatggggtaatatcggggttatagggggtgtatgggggggttATAGGGtaatatgggggttatagggggtgtatggggggttatagggggggtatggggggttatggggtaatatcggggttatagggggtgtatggggggttatggggtaatatgggggttatagggggtgtaTGGGGTGGTATGGGGGTAATATTGGGGGTTATAGGGGCcatatggggggttatggggtaatatgggggttatagggagtgtatggggggttatagggggcgTATGCAGGGTATAGGGGGcatatgggggggttatggggtaataTGGGGGGGTTATAAGGGgtgtatgggggggttatggggtaatatgggggttatagggggcatATGGAGGGGTTATGGGTaggtatgggggggttatggggtagtatgggggttatagggggcatGTGGGGGGGTTATAGGGtaatatgggggttatagggggtgtatggggggttatagggggggtatgggggtttatggggtaatatgggggttatagggggtgtatggggggttatagggggggtatggggggttatggggtaatatcggggttatagggggtgtatggggggttatagggggggtatgggggtttatggggtaatatgggggttatagggggtgtaTGGGGGATTATAGGGGGAGCATGGTGGGTTATGGGGtaatatgggggttatagggggcatatgggggggttatggggtaataTAGGGGGGTTATAAGGGgtgtatgggggggttatggggtaatatgggggttatagggggtgtatggggggttatagggggggtatgggggtttatggggtaatatgggggttatagggggggtatgggggggttatagggtaatatgggggttatagggggtgtatggggggttatggggtaatatgggggttatagggggtgtaTGGGGTGGTATGGGGGTAATATTGGGGGTTATAGGGGCcatatggggggttatggggtaatatgggggttatagggggcatATGGAGGGGTTATGGGtgggtatgggggggttatggggtagtatgggggttatagggggcatgtgggggggttatggggtaatatgggggttatagggggtgtatggggggttatagggggggtatgggggggttatggagtAATATGAGGGTTATAGGGAACGTATGGGGAGGTTATGGGGTaatatgggggggttatggggtaatatgggggttatagggggtgtatggggggttatagggggggtatgggggtttatggggtaatatgggggttatagggggtgtatggggggttatggggtaatatgggggttatagggggtgtatggggggttatggggtaatatgggggttatagggggcatATGGAGGGGTTATGGGtgggtatgggggggttatggggtaataTGAGGGTTATAGGGAacgtatgggggggttatgggggggcatgggggggttatggggtaatatcggggttatagggggtgtatgggggggttATAGGGtaatatgggggttatagggggtgtatggggggttatggggtaatatgggggttatagggggtgtaTGGGGTGGTATGGGGGTAATATTGGGGGTTATAGGGGCcatatggggggttatggggtaatatgggggttatagggggcatATGGAGGGGTTATGGGtgggtatgggggggttatggggtagtatgggggttatagggggcatGTGGGGGTGTTATGGGGTAACATGGAGGTTatagggggtgtatggggggttataggggggcatgggggggttatggggtaataTGAGGGTTATAGGGAacgtatgggggggttatgggggggcatgggggggttatggggtaataTGGGCCCGTCCTTGTCCATTCTCGGCCCGCTTTTGCCCGTTTCCGCCCCGATTTGCCCCGTTTCCCGCAGAGGACGCCTTCCCGTACGCCGCCGTGTTCCGGGGGCGCCTGGGGGGGCTGCGCCGCACCCACAGCTACCGCGAGTTCACGGCCGTGGGGCGGCGGGCGGACCGACCccccctggggctgctggggcgcCCCCCCCGGGCCCTGCAGCTCTGGTGCTCCAACGATTACCTGGGCATGAGCCGCCACCCCCACGTGCTGCGCGCCGCCAGGTGGGGACCCCGAAAatgcaccccagcacccccaaaaatgCACCCCAgcgccccctgggacccccaaatccccccccaaaatatccccccaaatccccccccaaatccccccccaaatcctccccccaaatccctcccaggtcaccccagttcaccccagttcaccccaatacccccagatcccaaataccccctgggacccccaaatcccccccccaaatcctccccccaaatccctcccaggTCACCCCAggtcatcccagttcaccccagttcaccccaatacccccagatcccaaataccccctgggacccccaagtcccccccccaaatcctccccccaaatccctcccaggTCACCCCAggtcatcccagttcaccccagttcaccccaatacccccagaccccaaataccccctgggacccccaaatcccccccccccaaatccctcccagttcaccccaatacccccagaccccaaataccccctgggacccccaaatcccccccccaaatcctcccccca
This genomic interval carries:
- the PRICKLE3 gene encoding prickle planar cell polarity protein 3 isoform X1, whose amino-acid sequence is MFARGSRRRRSAGSPPQNDPQRGQPCQTCGDQCPGFLVHPWRKICQHCKCPRDEHVAGGAPPELERFVWSLLGDPKPPPPARRPLHKGSDEDSGCPPEEYAWAPPGLTAEQVRQFFACLPEETIPYVNSPGERHRHRQLLRQLPPHDCQPEYCTSLSAAEVAEFQLFAQKRKRESLGRGQARPLPHTLTGAVCQQCGRRLPGGVPAVLARRAGLGAWWHPQCFQCSQCRQLLVDLVYFHGRGGIYCGRHHGETLRPRCRGCDELIFSTRWLSAGGAAWHPPHWCCWECERPLGDGGGAGGGLCPPCHLARRGHLCDTCGEHIGPEQPQLSHRGQHWHARPGCFCCVTCVTPLLGRPFLPRGGQLFCSPLCARSRPPAPRRPLLDRRSWAGGPPEGPPFRRGGPHRHSLPELGPSPPRPTPPPLPPPGRTQASGEPPPPPPPQNVWGGGERRRGRGRRPRLPSSSSSSSSSGGEGLFLGEPIPLPPQLRPPGAPPTPSPRPPRPLPSRHRGCLVA
- the PRICKLE3 gene encoding prickle planar cell polarity protein 3 isoform X2, yielding MFARGSRRRRSAGSPPQNDPQRGQPCQTCGDQCPGFLVHPWRKICQHCKCPRDEHVAGGAPPELERFVWSLLGDPKPPPPARRPLHKGSDEDSGCPPEEYAWAPPGLTAEQVRQFFACLPEETIPYVNSPGERHRHRQLLRQLPPHDCQPEYCTSLSAAEVAEFQLFAQKRKRESLGRGQARPLPHTLTGAVCQQCGRRLPGGVPAVLARRAGLGAWWHPQCFQCSQCRQLLVDLVYFHGRGGIYCGRHHGETLRPRCRGCDELIFSTRWLSAGGAAWHPPHWCCWECERPLGDGGGAGGGLCPPCHLARRGHLCDTCGEHIGPEQPQLSHRGQHWHARPGCFCCVTCVTPLLGRPFLPRGGQLFCSPLCARSRPPAPRRPLLDRRSPFPPGGSPPPLAARAGPLPPPPHPPSPPPTRKDPGVRGAPSPPTPPKRVGGRGEEAGEGEAAPPPFIFLLLLLLGGGGAVPGGTHPPPPAAPPPRGPAHPLAPPSQAPPFPPPRLPRGLSSAPCW